Below is a genomic region from Leifsonia sp. Root112D2.
AGTGCTCTTTCTCACGCTGTGGCTGCTGGCCCAGCTCGGTCAGGACGTTCGAGGCACCATCACGATGGTGTTTCTCTGCGGTGCCATCGCACTCTCGCGCATCGCTCCATCGACGGCGCTGGGCATTGCGGCTCTCGGGGTGCTGCTCGACCTGATCGATGTCGTCGCTCTTCCCACCAGTGGTCAGTGGTGCGGGTACCTCGCTCTGCTGCTCGCGGTGACCGGCATCGTCTCGCACGGGCGCCCCGTCACGCGATGGCTGGCTCTCGCGGGCGCACTGCTTGTAGGCCCCATCGGCGCGTACCTCCTGCTTTTCGCGGCCGAATCGAGCATTGTTCCCGCCGCTCCCGGTGGGGCGGGCGCGCTCGTACGTACCGTGCTTGTCGTGCTCATGCTCTCCATCGGCCAGGTGATGGCGTGGCTGCTCGGCTTCGTCGTCGGTCGTCAGCGCCTCACCCAGCGCTCGGCGGGCTCATCCGTGCTGGTGTGGCTGGCCCAGTCCGGGGGCGCCGTCACCCCACAGGCCGCCCCGGGAAGCGACGAGCCGGTGCTCGTACGTCGGCTGAGCCGCACGCAACTGGTGCTCGACGTGGTGATAGCCGCGGCGTTCTTCCTGTTGGCCGCAGTGGGAGTCTTCGGTCAGAGCGCTCACGCTCTGCTCGTTCTGCTCGGCTTGAGCATTGCCCTCGCCCTGCGCAGGCTGTCCCCACCCGTCGCGCTGGGCGTCGCCTGGTTCTCGGCGATAGGACAGATGCTCGGCGGGGGCGGCATTACGCCGGGCGATGTCGCGATTCTTGCCGTGTTATATGCCACCTCGGCATACGGGGATCGAATCACGCGTTGGGCGGGCCTGATCTCGGCCGGCGTCGGTGCGATAGTCGCCGCGTTGTATCTCACGCTCACGAGTGCGCTCTCACAGACGATGTTCTCGGCAGTCTCAAGTCGGCTCGGCGAGTTGGCGCTGCAATTCGTCTTCCTTGCCGTCGTCAGCGCCACGGTACTGGGCCTCTCGTGGGTGCTGGGGCTACTCGCCCGCACCTGGCGAAATGCGCGCGTGAGCAGGCGCGCGCAGATTGCGGCGGAGGAGCAGCGGCAGAGGGCTCAGCAGAGCGTGGTTGTCGAGCAGGAGCGCAACCGCATCGCGCGTGACATGCATGACGTTGTCGCGCACTCACTCGCGGTGGTGATAGCCCAGGCCGATGGCGCCCGATACGCGAGGCACGCCGACCCGGAATCGGTGGATGAGGCCCTGAAGACCATCTCGACGACAGCGCGCGAGGCGCTCGGCGATGTGCGGCTGCTGCTCGGGGAACTGCGGCACAGCCAGGGATCGGGCCCTCAGCCCGGAATCGACGATCTTCAACGGCTCCTCGAACAGCTGAACCATGCCGGTTTGCCGGTAGCGTTCACGCAGGAGGGGGTGCCGACGCCGTTGGGCGGCGGACTGCAGATGGCGATCTATCGCATCGTGCAGGAGGCGCTCACGAATGCCCTTCGACACGGAGACACGAATGAGGAGGCACAGCTGGTGATCGACTGGAGGCAGGACGGCGTGAAGCTCACGGTGATCAACAGAATGCCGCTGGTGCCGGCACTGCCGAGCGGCGCGCGCGGCGGGCACGGCGTACCGGGCATGCGCGAGAGAGCCACCCTCGCCGGCGGCTGGCTGAGCGCCGAGCCGGGCAACGGCCTCTTCACGGTGAGCGCGTATTTGCCCTCGGCCGTCGGCCCGCACCCCGGGACGCTCGCGTGAGCGCGGCGGCAATCACGGTTGCCCTCGTCGACGACCAGGCGCTGTTTCGCGCCGGAATCCGCATGCTGGTGAGCTCCCAGCCCGACCTCGAATTCGTCGGCGAAGCGGGAAACGGCGTCGAGGGCGGGCAGCTTGTGGAACGGGTCGCGCCGGATGTCGTGCTGATGGACATCCGAATGCCCGTCATGGACGGAATCGCTGCAACCGAGTCGATCATCGCCTCGGCCACGCGCCGGGGGGTCGACGCGCCACGCATCATCGTGCTCACCACCTTCGATCTGGACGAGTCTGCGGCGCGTGCCATTCGCGGTGGTGCGAGCGGCTTCGTGCTGAAGGATGCCGAACCCGAGTTTCTACTCGCAGCCATCCGCACCGTGCACGCGGGCAACGCGGTGATTGCCCCCGGTGCGACACGGGAGTTGTTCGAACACTTTTCGAGAACACCGGCGGCCGCCACGCCAGCGGTACCCGCCGAATACGGCGCGCTGACGGCGCGCGAGCGGGAGATATTCTCGCTTGCCGCGCGTGGCCTGAGCAACGCGGAAATCGCGGGCGCGGAGTACCTCAGCGAGGCGACGGTCAAGACGCACATCAGCCGCATTCTCAGCAAACTGTCGCTGCGTGATCGCGTGCAGCTTGTCGTCTACGCCTTCGGGCATGGTCTCACGGGCTGATCGCCATTCCAATGCAGTCATTCGCAGGAGTGACAAGGATCATCACCCAGCCCGATTCGCCTCCCACCGTCTGATTTCTAGCGTGGGAGCATGGAAATCAGCACAGTAGACATCGGCCTTGTTGCACGCGTTGCAAATGCCACCAAATCCTATGGGGTCGGCGCGAACGCCGTGACGGCCCTCGACGACGTCTCAATCGGCATCCGCAGCGGTGAATTCACGGCAATCATGGGTCCGAGCGGCTCCGGCAAGTCGACTCTCATGCACATCATGGCCGGGCTCGATACGGTCAGCAGCGGGCGGGTGTGGCTCGGCGACACCGACATCACCGGCATGGGAGACCGTCAGCTCACGGTGCTGCGTCGGCGTCGAGTCGGCTTCGTGTTCCAGTCGTTCAACCTCGTACCGACGCTGGATATCGAGGGAAACATCATGCTTCCGTTCGAATTGGACGGGCGCAGGCCTTCAGCCGCCGAACGCGAGTGGGTCGACCACCTGACGGGCACCCTCGGCCTGTCGGACCGGCTGCGGCATCGCCCGCACGAACTCTCCGGCGGGCAGCAGCAGCGCGTGGCCATCGCGAGGGCTCTCGCCACCAAGCCCGACCTCATCTTCGCCGACGAGCCCACCGGCAACCTCGACTCGCGCACGGGCCATGAGGTGCTCGCGTTGCTCGCCGCCGCGAGCACGAGCTATGGCCAAAGCATCGCGATGGTCACGCACGACCCGATTGCGGCCAGCCATGCCGATCGCATTCTGTTCCTGGCCGACGGCCGGGTGGTCAATGAGCGTGCGCGCTCCAGCGCCGAGGACATCTCCGGATACATGCTGGCGATGGAGCGCCGCTCATGAGCCGCGGATTCGCCTCACTGGCTTCGGGCGCCCGGGAACACCGGGCCAGCATTCTCGTCTCCGCCCTCAGCTCGGCGTTCGGCGTGACGCTGCTGCTGGCCACGGGGGTGCTGTCAACCTATATTGCGCAGGATTCCGTCGGAGAACACGGCTCCGTGCAGCTCATGCTCACGATCGTCGCCATGGTCTTCATCGTGATAGCCGTCTACGTCGGTGCCATCGTGACGACCAACACCTTTGCCACGATCATTGCCGGCCGCACACGCACCATTGCACTGCTGCGGCTGATCGGGTCGAGTGCGGCTGCTCAGCGTCGCGCTGTCGCGGGCGAGGGCTTTCTCGTCGGTGTTCTCGGTTCGCTGACCGGGGCGGCCGTCGGCGTCATCGCCACGATGATCGGGGTAGCGATCCTGGTCTCTTCCGGAACGCTGCCCGATCTGTCATACAGCTTTGTCTCGCCGCTTCTTGTGCTGCCGGTGGTCATAGTGATCCTGAGCACGTGGCTGGCATCCTGGATCGGGTCGCGCCGGGTGCTCTCGGTCAGCCCGATGCAGGCCACGGGTAACGCCGAAGAGCCCAGTCGCGAGCAGAGCGTGGGGCGCACGGGCCGCAACATTCTCGCGATAGTGCTGATGGTGATCGGCTTCGGATTTCTGGCACTGGGCATCATGATCGGGCTCGTCTCGCCCCTTGGCGTGTTAGTGGGACTCGTCGGCGGTGTCGTCTCGTTCACCGGCCTGGTGTTCGGCGCGCACCTCGTGATGCCCCCGGTACTGCGGTTCACCGGTTCGCTACTCGGCAGATCGGCGCCGGCACGCCTGGCGGCGGCCAATGCCGTGCGCTACCCGGAACGCAGCTCGCGCACGACCATCGGGCTCGTCATCGGCGTCACGCTCATCACCATGTTCGCCGTTGCTGTGCAGAGCTATCGCACCATCGTGTTCGCCGGAGCGGCCAATGACCCCGAGCTGTACCAGGGGACCGGCCAGGTGCTCGATATCACCACCTCTGTCTTCTCGGTGCTCATCGGTTTCTCGGCGGTGATAGCGGCCGTCGGCATGATCAACAATCTCTCGCTCAGTGTGCTGCAGCGCTCGCGTGAACTGGGGCTGCTGCGGGCGCTCGGCTTCAGCGGCGGTCAGGTACGAGCGATGATTCTGGCGGAGAGCGTGCAGATGACGGTGGCCTCGGTGCTGGCCGGGCTCGTGCTGGGGGTCTTCTATGGCTGGGCGGGCGCACAATCCCTGTTGGGCTCCATTCAAGGGGGGCCTGGATTGGTGGCCCCGAGTGTGCCCTGGCCTGTCGTGGCGCTGGCGGTTGTGGGCGCAGCGGTGCTTGCGGTGTTGGCATCCGTAGCACCGACCAGACGGGCGACGCGTGTCTCTCCGGTTGTCGCGCTCGCCGTTGAATGAGAAGAAGCTGAACATTCGACAGAGAGCCCCCGTGAGTTGTGGACGTGAAGGCTATCCGTAGGCTGAGAAGCATCGTGCAGCCCGAGAATGGAGTTTCCGGTCCGTGAAAGGTTTGCCCCGATGATCGCTGGTCTGCTCGCCCTCAAGATAGCGTCCACCGCTTTTCTCATCCCGCTGGATGTCGCGGCAGCGGTCCTGTTCGTCTATCTGCTGGTGCGCATGCCGCCACGTCGGCTGCTGCTGCAGTCGCTTGTCGCTCTCGTGCTCGGCGCCATTGTCGGATACGTGACGTGTTGGCTCCTTGCCGATGTGTGGGATGTGTTCGGGGTGCCGTTGACTCTGGTGACGCGCATCTGGGCGATCCTTGCCTTCGTCGGGGTCTTCGTGGCTGTTGCCAACCT
It encodes:
- a CDS encoding sensor histidine kinase; the protein is MLERLIPFRWLLEPVIGVLFLTLWLLAQLGQDVRGTITMVFLCGAIALSRIAPSTALGIAALGVLLDLIDVVALPTSGQWCGYLALLLAVTGIVSHGRPVTRWLALAGALLVGPIGAYLLLFAAESSIVPAAPGGAGALVRTVLVVLMLSIGQVMAWLLGFVVGRQRLTQRSAGSSVLVWLAQSGGAVTPQAAPGSDEPVLVRRLSRTQLVLDVVIAAAFFLLAAVGVFGQSAHALLVLLGLSIALALRRLSPPVALGVAWFSAIGQMLGGGGITPGDVAILAVLYATSAYGDRITRWAGLISAGVGAIVAALYLTLTSALSQTMFSAVSSRLGELALQFVFLAVVSATVLGLSWVLGLLARTWRNARVSRRAQIAAEEQRQRAQQSVVVEQERNRIARDMHDVVAHSLAVVIAQADGARYARHADPESVDEALKTISTTAREALGDVRLLLGELRHSQGSGPQPGIDDLQRLLEQLNHAGLPVAFTQEGVPTPLGGGLQMAIYRIVQEALTNALRHGDTNEEAQLVIDWRQDGVKLTVINRMPLVPALPSGARGGHGVPGMRERATLAGGWLSAEPGNGLFTVSAYLPSAVGPHPGTLA
- a CDS encoding response regulator: MSAAAITVALVDDQALFRAGIRMLVSSQPDLEFVGEAGNGVEGGQLVERVAPDVVLMDIRMPVMDGIAATESIIASATRRGVDAPRIIVLTTFDLDESAARAIRGGASGFVLKDAEPEFLLAAIRTVHAGNAVIAPGATRELFEHFSRTPAAATPAVPAEYGALTAREREIFSLAARGLSNAEIAGAEYLSEATVKTHISRILSKLSLRDRVQLVVYAFGHGLTG
- a CDS encoding ABC transporter ATP-binding protein, producing the protein MEISTVDIGLVARVANATKSYGVGANAVTALDDVSIGIRSGEFTAIMGPSGSGKSTLMHIMAGLDTVSSGRVWLGDTDITGMGDRQLTVLRRRRVGFVFQSFNLVPTLDIEGNIMLPFELDGRRPSAAEREWVDHLTGTLGLSDRLRHRPHELSGGQQQRVAIARALATKPDLIFADEPTGNLDSRTGHEVLALLAAASTSYGQSIAMVTHDPIAASHADRILFLADGRVVNERARSSAEDISGYMLAMERRS
- a CDS encoding ABC transporter permease codes for the protein MSRGFASLASGAREHRASILVSALSSAFGVTLLLATGVLSTYIAQDSVGEHGSVQLMLTIVAMVFIVIAVYVGAIVTTNTFATIIAGRTRTIALLRLIGSSAAAQRRAVAGEGFLVGVLGSLTGAAVGVIATMIGVAILVSSGTLPDLSYSFVSPLLVLPVVIVILSTWLASWIGSRRVLSVSPMQATGNAEEPSREQSVGRTGRNILAIVLMVIGFGFLALGIMIGLVSPLGVLVGLVGGVVSFTGLVFGAHLVMPPVLRFTGSLLGRSAPARLAAANAVRYPERSSRTTIGLVIGVTLITMFAVAVQSYRTIVFAGAANDPELYQGTGQVLDITTSVFSVLIGFSAVIAAVGMINNLSLSVLQRSRELGLLRALGFSGGQVRAMILAESVQMTVASVLAGLVLGVFYGWAGAQSLLGSIQGGPGLVAPSVPWPVVALAVVGAAVLAVLASVAPTRRATRVSPVVALAVE